From a region of the Leptospira kmetyi serovar Malaysia str. Bejo-Iso9 genome:
- a CDS encoding potassium-transporting ATPase subunit F → MNLETMAALSLSGLCLVYLAYSIFKPERF, encoded by the coding sequence ATGAATTTAGAAACTATGGCCGCCCTTTCTTTGAGCGGTTTGTGTCTCGTTTATCTTGCGTATTCCATCTTCAAACCGGAACGGTTCTAA